TCAACCAAACATAAATTTAGCGCCTCTTCGGTCATTTTGCTTGCAGCTTCAAAATTTTTATCTTCTAAATTTTGTTTGATGGCGTCTAAATTTTTGCCAAACTCGCTCCAAAATTTATCAACTCTGCTTGCAAAGCTAGAGCTCTTTTTAGAAAACCACATTTTTATCCTTGTTTATTAAAATTTTCAACATTTTTTTGCGTATAAATTTTCATCGATGGAAATTCTAAGGCACTTAGTTTATCATATCCTTCTTCGTTAAAAACACATCCTGTATCGATGTTGGCGCTATTTGTATAGAGCTTAGCCTCACGCACTGGCGTGTGTCCGTAGACGTTAAATATGCCTTCTACTTGCATCATATCGCCTCTGCCTGATAGTACATGCCTTCTAAACTCATCTCTTGAACTATCATCATCTCTTAAAGTCCAAAATTTGCCAACAGCCGAGTGAGAGACGACCAAATGCTCGCCATTTTGGTTCTTGTGGTTTTTAAACTCTAAATATACTGGGCTACTCTCTAAAAATTCTATGTGTCTTTGTTTAAAATTTAGGCTTTGAGCTAGGTATGATCCATATGTCGCCACACCACCATTGTTGAAAAACCAACTCGTATCAAATGGTGCTTGGTTGTTTAAAAATTCATATTTATTGCTTAGTAACCTTCTTTCGTGGTTTCCCATTACCATTTTATAGTTATTTTGTATGATAAGCTCGACTACATCGCAACTAAAAAGCCCCCGATCTATCACATCTCCGACAAAGCAAATTTGTGATTTTTCTTTGTCTGGAAACTGCTTGATAAGCTCTAAAAGTGTGTTAAAACAGCCGTGCACATCGCCTATGATATAAATTTGCTCGCTCAATTTTTCTCCTTTGTGTCAAATTTTAGTCTATTAAGCTTAAAAATGTAGTGTTAAGAAAACACTTTTGTATAGCTGTACTATATTGGCGTAATGCTAGCGATATATAAAGTTAAAACCTAGTAAAAGATATTTAAAATTTAAGGAATTTAAAGTAGAAGGGAGCCTAAGCTCCCTAAAATCATTGTGCGTAAAAGCCGCTAACCTTACCGGTTAGGTCAATCATGATGTTTTTCATTTGAGTGTAGTGCTCAAGGATGATCTTGTGAGTTTCTCGGCCGATACCTGAGTTTTTATAACCGCCAAATGGGCTGCCTGCTGGGATTTGATTATAGGTATTGACCCAGACCCTGCCAGTCTCCATAGACCTTGCCACGCGAAGTGCTTTTGTGATGTCTTGTGTGAAAATTCCACCACCTAGGCCATATTCGCTGTCATTTACCATTTTGATAAGCTCGGCTTCATCTTTAAATTTGATGACAACGCCAACTGGTCCAAAAATTTCTTCCTGAGCCACTCTCATGTCGTTTGTCACATCAACTAAGAGCGTTGGCTCGACAAATGCGCCCTTGTCGCAACCATTTGCAGTGTAGGCTTTGCCGCCGACTGCCACTTTTGCGCCTTCTTTTTTGCCGATCTCGACGTACTCTAAGATCTGCTCGGCCTGTTTTTTGTTGATCTGAGAGCCCATTTGAGTGCTAGGATCGAGCGGATCGCCAACTTTTATAGTACTAAATTTCTTAACCGCAGCCTCGATAAATTTGTCATAAAAGCTCTCTTCTACGAAAATTCTAGATCCTGCGCAGCAAACTTGACCTTGGTTAAACAAAATTCCAAGCTGAAGACCATCAAGCGCTTTATCTAAATTTGCGTCGCCAAAGAAGATGTTTGCGCTCTTGCCACCAAGCTCAAGTGTGGCTGGGATGATACGGCGAGCCGCTGCGATAGCGATATCTCGGCCGATCTCGGTTGAGCCAGTAAATGCTAGCTTGTCAAGGCCTGGATGGTTTTTGATCCACTCACCACTCTTGCTGCCTTTTCCAGTTATTATGTTGATAAGGCCTTTTGGCAAAATTTTATCTATCAGTCTAAATAGCTCAAGCACGCTTAGGCTTGTCTCGCTTGAAGGCTTAAATACGCTCGCATCGCCTGCTGCGATCACTGGAGCTAGCTTCCAAGCTGCCATCAAAAATGGAAAATTCCAAGGCACGATCTGACCTACGACGCCTAGTGGCTCGCGTAAAACGATAGAAAGTTGCTTCTCGTCAAGCACATTCGCGCTGCCTTCTTCGCCCATGATAACGCCAGCAAAGTACCTAAAGTGCTCGGCTGCAAAAGGAATATCAACATTTAGCGTCTCGCGGATCGGCTTGCCGTTATCCATGCTCTCAACTTTTGCGAGGTGCTCTTTGTTTTCATCGATGATGTCAGCGATCTTGTTTAGCAGCTTTGCACGCTCGCTAATTGTAGTGTGTTTAAATTTCTTAAAAGCCTCACGTGCAGCACGTACAGCGTCATTTACATCTTCTTCAGTCGCATCTGCGATCTTTGCAAGGTGATCGCCGCTTGCTGGATTTTTTGCATCAAGTGTAGCGCCGTCTTTTGCGTCACGCCACTCACCATTTATGAAAAGCCCATATTTTTCTAGTAACTTCATACTTTTCTCCTCGATTAAGATTTTGTAAAAGGATTATAATATTAATAAAATTTATCAAAAATAAATTTTTGCTATAAATTATATTTTTTAATAAAATTTATTATCTAATATGAGAAATTTTGGATTTAGTCTTTCCAAGAAAGTGAAAAAGTAGTTTCTTTACCAAGTTCGCTTTGACATTTTACATCTATGCCATTTTTTATGCAGCAGCTTTTGACTAAATTTAGCCCTATGCCAAAGCCGCCTTGATCGTCGTTAAATCTCGTGTAACGATCAAAAATTTGAAGTTGCTGCTCTTTGCTGATGCCTCGACCGGTGTTACTTATGCTAAAGAAATTTGGCTCTAAAGTGATGCGTACTTTTGAATTTGGCGCTGCATATTTGGAGGCGTTGCTAAGAAGGTTGTCTAAAATTTTGCTCACATCCCCAAGATCTGCATTTATAAAGCTTGGCTTTAGGCTAGTATCTATCTCAAGTCCGCGTTTGGCAAAAAATGGCGAGAAATAGTTCAGTCTTTGTGTGGTTAGCAAATTTAGATCTATGAGCTCTTTTTTGCTAGGCTTGTCTAGGTTAAAGCTTAGATGAACGAGCGCGTCATAAATGTTATTTAGGCTCTTTGCGGCAAGGCTGATATTATTAAAACGCTTTAAATTTCGCTCATTTAGGTTGTCAAGATCGGCTGTTTCTATACTCATCGAGATGACGCTTAGAGGCGTGTTTATCTCGTGTGTTGAGTCTTTTATAAAGCGGTTTAGCGTATCTATCTTTTCATAAAGCGGTCTTAGGCTCAGTTTTGCGAGGTAAAAGGCGACAAAGAGTAGGGCAAAAAAGAAAAAGAGTGCCTTTAGTATGGTTGAAATTTGTAAAGATAAAATTTCAGCCTTGATATCTTTGCCAACTAGAAAAATATCTGCGTACGAGAGCTCGTCTGTAGTGTTGTCGTCCATGTACTGGATCTTTTCAAATATCGCGACCTTGCCGCTGATCAAATTTACATTTTTGCTTTTGTCTATTTTTTGGCAGTCAAAGTCTTTATAAATTTTCTCACCATTTTTTAACACGATGCAAGCATGCACGCCTTTTTCTTTTGTTAGACTTGAAATTGAGTCAAGTCCATTCATTCTAGCTTTCATGTAAATGCCCATTTTTATCTCTTTTAAAGACTTTACCTCGTTTAAAATGAGCGTTTCTTTTTTGTTTTTATAGTCATGTATGAAAAAATATCCTAAAAATAGCACAGTGCTAACAAGATAAAGGGATAAAATTTTAAATAAAATTTGTGTCTTTTCAGACATAGACATAGCCGTCCCCACGCCTATTTAAAATAGCATCTTTGCCTAAAATTTGACGTAAATTTTTGATATAGACACGAAGGCTAAGCTCGCTTGGCTCCTCGTCAAATTTCCAAATTTTATTAAAAATCTCATCTTTGGTTAAAATTTTGCCTTTGTTTTGCAAAAATAGGGCGAGCAGATCGCTCTCTTTACTCGAGATATTTACATTTTTACCATCTTTGCTTAGTGTCTTGCTCTGCGGATGAAAGCTAAATTCGCTTGAAATTTTGATCGCATCGCCACTGTGATGTGAGAAATTTCTCTTTAGAAGTGCTTGTATACGAATGAGTAGCTCTTTTAGCTCAAATGGCTTTTTTAGATAGTCGTCGCAGCCACTTTTGTAGCCTTTTTCAAGATCGTCGATCGTGTTTAGCGAGGTGGTAAAGATGCTAGGTGCGCTAACACCTAGCTCTCTTAAGGAAGAAAGAAGTGAAAAGCCATCTCCTTGTGGGAGTTTGACGTCAAGTATAAGCAGGTCGAAATTTTGCTCATAGGCGAGATCAAGCGCCTCTTTGGCGTTGTCTGAAGTGGTGACATCATAGCCATTTTCGACTAGATACTCACTGATGAGATCAAGTAAAATTTCATCATCTTCAACGAGCAAAATTCTAACCATTTACTACCTTTACATGCCTTTTTTCATTTCGTCTTTTTTCATACCCATGTCGTCTTTTTTCATTTCGTCTTTCATGCCCATGTCATCTTTTTTCATCTCATCTTTTTTTATCATGGGTTTTTTGCCCATGTCATCTTTCATCATCTGCTCTTTCTTCATCATCTCGTCTTTGCCCATGTCATCTTTTTTCATCATTTCAGTAGCATTTGCAAGACCACCAAGCATAAACATAGCACCAAGTGCAACTAGTAGTAATTTCTTCATAACGTCTCCTTTAAATGAAATATGATGAAATACTATCTCTTTAGTGTTAAGTGAGTGTGAATTTACGCAAATACAAAATAGATAACCGGAAGCGTGATAAATGAAAACAGCACGCCTATGGCTACTGATGAGATGGCTAGTGAGCTATCAAGTCCAGCTTTTATAACCATCGCACTTGCAAGGGCTGATGTTGGCATCGCACATTGAAAGAGACCAACGACCCAAGTTTTGTTCATCTGGATACCTGAAAATTTTAATATGATGAAAAATACGATAGCTGGCAAGATCATCTTACACAAAAGCACAACGCTAACGCCTTTATAGGAGCTTGTGATACTGCTAAAGTTAAGACCAACACCAATCGCAAAAAGTGCCACTGGAGTGACGCTACCTTCAAACATCCTAAGCGGCGCAAAGATAAATTCTGGCAAAGGAACTTCTTTTAGAATAAGAGCCATAATAAGCGCGATAAATGGCGGAAATTTTAAAATTTTCATCGTATTTTGAAATAGTGAAACCTTCTCTGGTGCAGCAAAAGAGAGGATAAGTGGCCCAAGGATCGAAAGTGGGATACCAGTGGCTATTTGATCGTAAAAGATGACTTCATTTACCATCGCATCACCAAAGAAGCCTTGAATGACAGGCATACCGACAAATAGGGTATTACCAAAAAGGCTTAGCATGACCATGCTGACAGTTGTTACTTTAGTAAATTTAAAGATCTTACCAAGTACCAATGCTATAACAGCGCTGATAGCTGTTGAGCCAAAGCCAATTAAAATTGTATTTATAAGCGAAACATCGACGTTTACGTGATAAATTTTGTCAAAGATTAGCGCAGGCATTGCAAAACAAAGGACAAAATCCACAAATGGGATTGAGTGCTTTTGCTCAACAATGCCGACTTTTTTAGCAAAAAAACCAGTTGCGATTATGAAAAAAATTGCAAAAAGTGGAGTGAAGTTCATAGCATTCTCTTTTAAATCTAAATTTTTACGGAAAATTGATTATAGGACCCATAAGATTAAATTACAATAAACCTTTTTTAAAATTTGCTCTCAAAATTTATGCCTTAATATCAACTTTTTTATAAAATTTATCTCTCTCATCTATCTTTTCTTTACTCTTTAAATCATTCTCAAGATAGCTGATATTATAAATTTCTCTTGTAGATATGCTTTTGCCATTATTTAGACTGATTAAAAATTTACTCTCAAATTTATTCGATAGATTGGCAATAGCGATCGCTCCAGCATCTTTTAGGCTTACGATTTTATCACCTTGCATGAAGCCAATATGCTTAAAATCCAAGCTATTTAGCTGCACATTATTCATATCTTTTGCCTCTAAATTTATGCTAGTTTTTAGCTCGCTTGATGTATTTAGCTTGCCAGTATCGTTATAAAGCTCTTTTACGTCTATCTCTCTACCACTATCAAATTTTAGCCTTATGGTGCCATCTTTGTTTAGCTTCATAGCTATGACGCTATCGCTATCTTGCAAAGATGCGGCAGCTGTGGCTTCATTTGTTATAAAAGCCTTTTTTACCTTTTTTAAATTTGAGATACTAAACTCAAGCCCAGTTGCTTGCTTAAATTCATTTTCCATCGCGATCATTTTGGCTGATTTTGTCTTCTCAAGCTTTGATATATAAGCGTCTGCATTTTCTTCAAATTTCTTTAAATTATTGCCAAGATTTTCTATCATTTTGTTGTATGCGTCAAACTCAGCGTTATAATCTTTGTAAAATTTCATAAAACTATCTTTTTGAAATTTTGTATATGAGAAATTTTCATCTTTTTTATAATCTTTACTTGGCTCAATGATCGGATTAAATTCACTTAATCTTGCGGTATCATCAAAGCCTGCTTTAAGATAGGCAAAATTTTTAAAAGAGCTATCTTTGCCAAAGATATTATTGTGTCTTAGATCGACCCAGCCGTCATTTTGGGCATATTTTTTAAAGAAATTATTTATATCATTTTTCTCTATCTTTTCATATCTGTTTTCTGCAGCGAACAAAGTATTTGGATCTGAGGCGTAGTAAGAGTGCCTATAATCAATATCTTTTGTATCCACATAAAGATCGGGATTATTTGTGATCGTTGCTTTACGATTTAGCTCTTCTCTTTCTATTTGGTTGTGATTTATGACATTTGTGCTGATAAACTGTCTAAGATCAACCCTTGGCATCACGTCGCTTAAATTTGCTATTTTTTCATTTCCGTCTTTGTCATAACCTCTTACTTTTAGCTTATCAAAGAGTATATCTTTTTGGTCTAGCACGCCGTCATTGTTGCTATCAAAGCTAAAAAGATAGCTATTATTTTCTAATTTTGTAGTGCCAAGTTTATCGTTATCGCCGTAAATATCTAAAAATACTTCTACTTCGCCATATTTTGTTTTTAGAGTGTTTGAATAAGCGTAATCGTTTAAATTTTTAAATTTTGTATTTTCTAAGTATCCACTTTTTAGTGTAGATAGCATGCTGCTGCTATCTGAAGCTTTTATATTTTTAAAGTAGGCATTTTCACTAAAATTATAGCCTCTAGAAAGCTCATCGGAGTGAATTTTATTATTGTTGTAGATGAGATTTTTTGAGTAGTTATTTAAAATTTCTTCTACTTTTTGTAGGATTTTGTGTCTATTTTGCTCTTTTATCTCAGCATCAGTGACATTTATAACTTTGCCTGTTTTTATACTTTCTTTTAGACTTAAAATTTGGTCGTTATTTATCTCTAAACCTTGTTTATCCTTAAAGGTATGGAGAATATTCGTAGGATTTTCTAAATCTTTTAAATTTATAAAGTTATATTTTAAAGGTGTAATATTCATCTAAAATCCTTTTTAAAGATGTTGCAGTTAATATCGGATAAATTTAGAAATTATTTAGGTAAATAATGGTGCCCGAGGTCGGACTCGAACCGACACAAGGTTGCCCTTACCAGATTTTGAGTCTGGGTATTTACTAAACTATAGATTATTATAACTTTCTATAAATACCCTATTTTACGCTATTTTAGTATATTTATAATTTCCTTATAAGCGACAATTTTATACAATTTGCTATAAAAATGTGTACCCTAATGTGTACCCTAACAAAAATTTGATCATATAGATATAGGATTTTGCTGTGGCGGATAAGCTGATTAAAGTCAATCTTGATAATGCGGATTGTAAAAACATATATTTTGTAAATAAT
The DNA window shown above is from Campylobacter concisus and carries:
- a CDS encoding metallophosphoesterase — its product is MSEQIYIIGDVHGCFNTLLELIKQFPDKEKSQICFVGDVIDRGLFSCDVVELIIQNNYKMVMGNHERRLLSNKYEFLNNQAPFDTSWFFNNGGVATYGSYLAQSLNFKQRHIEFLESSPVYLEFKNHKNQNGEHLVVSHSAVGKFWTLRDDDSSRDEFRRHVLSGRGDMMQVEGIFNVYGHTPVREAKLYTNSANIDTGCVFNEEGYDKLSALEFPSMKIYTQKNVENFNKQG
- a CDS encoding aldehyde dehydrogenase family protein, with the protein product MKLLEKYGLFINGEWRDAKDGATLDAKNPASGDHLAKIADATEEDVNDAVRAAREAFKKFKHTTISERAKLLNKIADIIDENKEHLAKVESMDNGKPIRETLNVDIPFAAEHFRYFAGVIMGEEGSANVLDEKQLSIVLREPLGVVGQIVPWNFPFLMAAWKLAPVIAAGDASVFKPSSETSLSVLELFRLIDKILPKGLINIITGKGSKSGEWIKNHPGLDKLAFTGSTEIGRDIAIAAARRIIPATLELGGKSANIFFGDANLDKALDGLQLGILFNQGQVCCAGSRIFVEESFYDKFIEAAVKKFSTIKVGDPLDPSTQMGSQINKKQAEQILEYVEIGKKEGAKVAVGGKAYTANGCDKGAFVEPTLLVDVTNDMRVAQEEIFGPVGVVIKFKDEAELIKMVNDSEYGLGGGIFTQDITKALRVARSMETGRVWVNTYNQIPAGSPFGGYKNSGIGRETHKIILEHYTQMKNIMIDLTGKVSGFYAQ
- a CDS encoding sensor histidine kinase, translating into MSEKTQILFKILSLYLVSTVLFLGYFFIHDYKNKKETLILNEVKSLKEIKMGIYMKARMNGLDSISSLTKEKGVHACIVLKNGEKIYKDFDCQKIDKSKNVNLISGKVAIFEKIQYMDDNTTDELSYADIFLVGKDIKAEILSLQISTILKALFFFFALLFVAFYLAKLSLRPLYEKIDTLNRFIKDSTHEINTPLSVISMSIETADLDNLNERNLKRFNNISLAAKSLNNIYDALVHLSFNLDKPSKKELIDLNLLTTQRLNYFSPFFAKRGLEIDTSLKPSFINADLGDVSKILDNLLSNASKYAAPNSKVRITLEPNFFSISNTGRGISKEQQLQIFDRYTRFNDDQGGFGIGLNLVKSCCIKNGIDVKCQSELGKETTFSLSWKD
- a CDS encoding response regulator transcription factor, giving the protein MVRILLVEDDEILLDLISEYLVENGYDVTTSDNAKEALDLAYEQNFDLLILDVKLPQGDGFSLLSSLRELGVSAPSIFTTSLNTIDDLEKGYKSGCDDYLKKPFELKELLIRIQALLKRNFSHHSGDAIKISSEFSFHPQSKTLSKDGKNVNISSKESDLLALFLQNKGKILTKDEIFNKIWKFDEEPSELSLRVYIKNLRQILGKDAILNRRGDGYVYV
- a CDS encoding pyruvate kinase; the encoded protein is MKKLLLVALGAMFMLGGLANATEMMKKDDMGKDEMMKKEQMMKDDMGKKPMIKKDEMKKDDMGMKDEMKKDDMGMKKDEMKKGM
- a CDS encoding AEC family transporter encodes the protein MNFTPLFAIFFIIATGFFAKKVGIVEQKHSIPFVDFVLCFAMPALIFDKIYHVNVDVSLINTILIGFGSTAISAVIALVLGKIFKFTKVTTVSMVMLSLFGNTLFVGMPVIQGFFGDAMVNEVIFYDQIATGIPLSILGPLILSFAAPEKVSLFQNTMKILKFPPFIALIMALILKEVPLPEFIFAPLRMFEGSVTPVALFAIGVGLNFSSITSSYKGVSVVLLCKMILPAIVFFIILKFSGIQMNKTWVVGLFQCAMPTSALASAMVIKAGLDSSLAISSVAIGVLFSFITLPVIYFVFA
- a CDS encoding response regulator, with protein sequence MNITPLKYNFINLKDLENPTNILHTFKDKQGLEINNDQILSLKESIKTGKVINVTDAEIKEQNRHKILQKVEEILNNYSKNLIYNNNKIHSDELSRGYNFSENAYFKNIKASDSSSMLSTLKSGYLENTKFKNLNDYAYSNTLKTKYGEVEVFLDIYGDNDKLGTTKLENNSYLFSFDSNNDGVLDQKDILFDKLKVRGYDKDGNEKIANLSDVMPRVDLRQFISTNVINHNQIEREELNRKATITNNPDLYVDTKDIDYRHSYYASDPNTLFAAENRYEKIEKNDINNFFKKYAQNDGWVDLRHNNIFGKDSSFKNFAYLKAGFDDTARLSEFNPIIEPSKDYKKDENFSYTKFQKDSFMKFYKDYNAEFDAYNKMIENLGNNLKKFEENADAYISKLEKTKSAKMIAMENEFKQATGLEFSISNLKKVKKAFITNEATAAASLQDSDSVIAMKLNKDGTIRLKFDSGREIDVKELYNDTGKLNTSSELKTSINLEAKDMNNVQLNSLDFKHIGFMQGDKIVSLKDAGAIAIANLSNKFESKFLISLNNGKSISTREIYNISYLENDLKSKEKIDERDKFYKKVDIKA